A single Calidifontibacter indicus DNA region contains:
- a CDS encoding TetR/AcrR family transcriptional regulator, translating into MTTRATEPKQDRSRQTRQRILEATVESLRLRGWEGTTMAAVAADAGTSRGALQHHFPTREDLTAAALDFMFEQRSAGLDAMDVKDLRGVERVRAVTELMVDVYMSTLFDAALQVWTVAAVDESLRARIEPLEGKFGREVHNRTVALLGVDGRDPVVRGLVQATLDLGRGLALANQLSDDSKRRAAVLDAWAPQLAAGLGLLD; encoded by the coding sequence ATGACCACTCGAGCAACCGAACCCAAACAGGACCGCAGTAGGCAGACCCGCCAGCGGATCCTGGAGGCCACCGTGGAGTCGCTGCGGTTGCGCGGTTGGGAAGGCACCACGATGGCCGCCGTCGCAGCCGACGCCGGCACCAGTCGCGGTGCTCTGCAACACCATTTCCCGACCCGCGAGGACCTCACCGCGGCCGCTCTCGACTTCATGTTCGAGCAACGCTCGGCCGGCCTCGATGCGATGGACGTCAAGGACCTTCGCGGGGTCGAGCGGGTGCGCGCGGTGACCGAGCTGATGGTCGACGTCTACATGAGCACCTTGTTCGACGCCGCGCTGCAGGTATGGACCGTGGCCGCCGTCGACGAGTCCCTGCGGGCACGGATCGAGCCGTTGGAGGGGAAGTTCGGCCGCGAGGTGCACAACCGGACGGTCGCGCTGCTCGGTGTCGACGGACGCGACCCGGTGGTGCGGGGTCTGGTGCAGGCCACCCTCGACCTCGGTCGCGGTCTGGCCCTTGCCAATCAGCTGAGCGACGACTCGAAGCGCCGGGCTGCGGTGTTGGACGCGTGGGCGCCGCAGCTGGCGGCCGGGTTGGGGTTGCTCGACTGA